From the bacterium genome, one window contains:
- a CDS encoding glycosyltransferase family A protein, whose product MPAYNAERFIDRALESALHQTYANLEILVVDDGSQDRTAALIRSREDPRVRYLHQPNQGQGPARNKGIAASTGTYITFLDADDFYRPNKVERQVTLLEAHPEFGASFCNAVHFYSKAPDRLLGRSAGVQPGDIFPALLRSSLVNPNTLMIRGGVLRGRFTFCEERYYPEEWDLCLRLARAGVRFGYQDEDLVVVEIRENSNTTMEIQCILKRNALGMFEGLFAGMSDEERAVFGADRVLRRCKINLAAAYLLVADKAEFEKILPEVLPAPAAWALRTVVRATPSRTLRRVVDRLWRWRQVRSFSRRPAAPGEIKRSAGRPVNA is encoded by the coding sequence ATGCCCGCGTATAACGCGGAACGCTTCATCGATCGCGCCCTGGAGAGCGCGCTCCACCAGACGTACGCGAATCTGGAAATCCTCGTCGTCGATGACGGTTCGCAGGACCGCACGGCCGCGCTGATTCGCAGCCGCGAAGACCCGCGCGTCCGCTACCTCCACCAGCCGAACCAAGGGCAGGGTCCCGCCCGCAACAAAGGAATCGCGGCGAGCACGGGGACCTACATCACGTTTCTCGACGCGGACGATTTCTATCGGCCCAACAAGGTCGAACGGCAGGTCACGCTCCTGGAAGCTCATCCGGAATTCGGCGCGAGCTTCTGCAACGCGGTGCACTTTTACTCGAAGGCGCCCGACCGCCTGCTCGGACGATCCGCCGGCGTCCAGCCGGGTGACATTTTCCCCGCGCTGCTGCGATCTTCGCTCGTCAACCCCAATACGTTGATGATCCGCGGCGGCGTCTTGCGGGGCCGGTTCACCTTCTGCGAGGAGCGCTACTACCCCGAGGAGTGGGACCTCTGCCTACGTCTTGCCCGCGCCGGGGTCCGCTTCGGTTATCAAGACGAAGATCTCGTCGTCGTTGAAATCCGGGAGAACAGCAACACGACGATGGAGATCCAATGCATCTTGAAGAGGAATGCCCTGGGGATGTTCGAAGGTCTCTTCGCGGGCATGTCCGACGAGGAGCGCGCGGTTTTCGGCGCGGACCGTGTGCTGCGGCGGTGCAAAATCAATCTTGCCGCCGCGTATCTTCTCGTCGCCGACAAGGCGGAATTCGAGAAAATCCTCCCGGAGGTATTGCCGGCGCCGGCCGCGTGGGCGCTGCGGACCGTGGTGCGCGCAACGCCGTCGAGAACCCTCCGGCGCGTCGTGGACCGTCTCTGGCGATGGCGCCAGGTTCGGTCCTTCTCCCGCCGGCCCGCCGCACCCGGCGAGATCAAACGGTCCGCCGGCCGGCCGGTGAACGCATGA